TAACTtgtgatgtatatattaatggtccattacaaaattgtaattcattttaaaaaaatgtcaatgaacatttttaaatgtagtatattcaaaatagtttgtcaataaatacacaaataaacaatctataggtagtatatataaatattgtttcaattttaattcatctTTTGAAAGATGAAATACATCAATTTCTAAGTGTTGTCATTGAAATAATCTATCTACATACTCAATGATCCCTGTTGAgtttgtcatattatttttacacaatataaagTGTGCTACATcatgtttacataataatgtatattatttaactaagtgtaatactttttattatagctTACCTGGTGCAATgttcatatattaattaaattctacaGATATTAAATATGCCACAATTTGTTATTAAGCCTGGAAATTAACTGGATGAATGTAAAAATTCTTATACcagtatgttttaaaaaaatgatgcaTACAAATAAATCAGCTTTAAACTAACTAATTTTAACCTAATTGATAGGAaagatactaatatattatgctttgtaataatagtaaaatgcaGATTgtcaaattttagtttattcagATGGGCGTGTATGTATTTCAATTCTACATGCACCTGGGGATGACCCTATGGGTTATGAATCCAGTAATGAAAGATGGAGTCCTGTACAGAGTGTTGAAAAAATTCTTCTATCTGTTATTAGTATGCTTGctggtaattataaataaactattttactttatttttatctaaactttttaacttattatatttcattatgtattaatttgaatttttcttgTTCAGAGCCGAATGATGAAAGTGGGGCAAATGTTGATGCCGCTAAAATGTGGCGTGAGAATCGTGAAGAATTTAACAGAAGAGCTGAAGAGTTGGTTAGGAAAACTTTAGGAATACCTCCAAGTGAATGAGGTCaggtaggtacaataatataattgaaaaatttggctAGCTATGAACAATGATATTTGAATAACCACATGTATATACACTATTAAGTTACATTTTGgagttataagttttatattttatatataattatgtgttaatcattattgaatttttattttaaatttggttcAGTTTTTGAATGTTTACATATGGTGTcaacagaataaataaaaatacttgcaGTTTATGAAATGGATTATTGATTTGTTTGAAATCCTCAAGACATCTTCTATCCTTCAGCTTATCATGTCACAGAGATGTCATtcataagtaaaaatgttattcttgatggaaaaataaataaataatttaactagatAAAACATGttggatttttatattttattttattaaaatcatcaaacataaattagtattatgttaTCTACAAGTCATATATTTCACACAATGAGTCTTTGATTTATGCTTAATGCATAacgctaaaaaaaatttatgtagtcaaacatttatatattaattattaaaataatagagttAACTCTAAAATCACAATGAGttacttaaaaataggtaacaaaaaaaaaaaaaaatatacaattctaAATAggaaatagaaattaatattaattgtttttctgattaacatttatttctaaatattaactataacaataaaaaacctGTGAagaaagaattttaaatttgtgaagCATTTGAGATtgattcttatatatttttacagttttattttcgtaAGAAAAGTAAAGTATGTAtcgtagtattttaatattctgtaAGAACTAATCGAGAATAAATTCTGATTTATTCTTATAAgagaattttaacttataattgttgtaactttagttaattaataaattgtgtactGTAATAAAAGCATACtagaaataatttgttttttaaaatgtatattaaattttaatatgaacatgaatatatttatatatatttactgttttatgaatcaattttttttttacaatgcatcaacttttgtaataataatgtttttcttaatgtgtatacaaacatttattaataaaattatagataaagaaTGATATAAGTGTTATATTTCCCAATGTCTTCATTAATTCTCTTGTATTATTGCTGAATGAgtgaatacaataattgatacaacatttttatattttttaacaatatacaatttttcctTTGTCAATTTAGAtagtaattaatcaatttaaaagatcaatctttaaattaaattgattaactaGTAGGAAAATGACAAAGTCAATACAATAAGTACAGGCCCTTAttacaaaatcaatacaatGTTAGTTGccctaagtataaaaataaataattgtacaatataaactCAACTAAAAGTCTGTATAACAGGATCAAACTAATCTGGTGTAAAGAATTccagattaaaaaataaataaataacagtttaaagttattttaagctCTTAATTGCtttcacattattaaatattatgtaataattattatttgttttctataataaaaatgtagtttgtattatttattgtttcatgacattattttttaatatgttattttaaatagttgaattgccaaattatttaactgttactgtatgtgaaataatatgaatacacaTAGTTATGACTGGTTTtaatagttacatttttaaatatgtcttGCTACAAGTCAATATATTtgacaaaaagtatttattttatttaccaataatataaattcctaatgataaattgataaattcaaGGTGGAGTAAATGATATTAGATGTACAGCTGGAGTAGGAGTCGATGATTGGCTACTGTCAGAGCTACATAGttgttcacaataataatgaggtgtatttaaataatcaatcagTCGTCTGGGTAATGGCAATTTGTGGATCAAATCTCGTCGTACCGTCTTCAAAATTACAAACCTaatgaaataatcaaataattatattttgtttaacattaataactcATGATTTTTGTTgtctattgttttaattacacatttttattatttctatttacctGGCCATATGTTGTAAGCTTTGAACTTGTTTGAAGCGAGAAACAGGATGAAGTAACTGAACTCTCATTGGTCCAAGAATGGGACGTCTATGCAAAAAGAACAAATACCTTCCACTGCGAGAGTGTTCTACTGCGTTTTCAACAAATTCAACAATTGTGtgacttttaaattttgtacagctaccaaaactaaaatttcctaaaaccaataattaaaatatgaaaatgatttttttatgaattttattcttTGTTATTACCTTGATCATGCTCAATTCTGACATGCCGAACAAAACcattcaatttaaatgtcaatgaaaatatataatgatcatCACTACTGTCACGTACAATAAACGATCCATCAGGTTCATTTGACAGTATTTTTTCAGCAGCTTCTCCTGATGTTGGACCCCAATACCAtccatactaaaattattttaatatacataaaataaaatttattatattttatattcaaattttagcaAATCTTACATCTTTCACTTTTTCAATGCTAGTAGCAAAATCCATACTAGTCTCG
This sequence is a window from Rhopalosiphum maidis isolate BTI-1 chromosome 1, ASM367621v3, whole genome shotgun sequence. Protein-coding genes within it:
- the LOC113560879 gene encoding ubiquitin-conjugating enzyme E2 G2, with the translated sequence MAGSALRRLMAEYKQLTLNPPEGIIAGPTTEENYFEWEALITGPEGTCFEGGVFPAKLIFPSDYPLSPPKMSFTCDMFHPNIYSDGRVCISILHAPGDDPMGYESSNERWSPVQSVEKILLSVISMLAEPNDESGANVDAAKMWRENREEFNRRAEELVRKTLGIPPSE